The Pyrus communis chromosome 2, drPyrComm1.1, whole genome shotgun sequence genome includes a window with the following:
- the LOC137726189 gene encoding transcription factor bHLH63-like isoform X1, with translation MNRALPEMLNCMNAPGTIIAGNCTDMTVMERQRDRMKWQKCDHHDQQQQQIQYNFGGSELGGVFSLPIHAQGFHGFLGGNPAVKPDPSSENRWAELGFGSCGLVLNNNGTAGLEEMGNVLNNNISKTFSCSPAVAAEKRSSDTVLSQKLSLPAGKESFKKRKADEVQSNKAATAESDSTEKRMKSCAEEGDSKITEQISTKNNNKESSADTSKDNSKASEVQKPDYIHVRARRGQATDSHSLAERVRREKISERMKYLQDLVPGCNKITGKAGMLEEIINYVQSLQRQVEFLSMKLAAVNPRLDFNIDDLFAKEQMFPTCGANFQTIGMSSEMTNSAYLQLNPMQRLASCGLDMGLNSTDLALRRTISAPGSIPPEPFLDTSCFTQAQPTAIWDADLQNIFNVEFQQGRSSFQSQPFTGSIEGSNLKMEM, from the exons ATGAACAGAGCTTTACCGGAGATGTTGAACTGTATGAACGCGCCAGGGACCATCATCGCCGGAAACTGTACCGACATGACGGTGATGGAGAGGCAGAGGGACCGGATGAAGTGGCAGAAGTGCGACCATCATGATCAACAACAGCAGCAGATTCAGTATAATTTTGGCGGGAGCGAGCTTGGTGGGGTGTTCTCTCTTCCAATTCATGCTCAGGGGTTTCACGGTTTTCTGGGTGGTAACCCGGCAGTGAAACCCGACCCGAGTTCGGAAAACCGGTGGGCAGAATTGGGTTTCGGGTCTTGTGGTTTGGTCTTGAATAATAATGGAACTGCAGGGTTGGAAGAGATGGGTAATGTTCTCAATAACAACATTTCCAAGACTTTTAGTTGCTCGCCCGCTGTAGCCGCTGAGAAGAGGTCAAGCGACACCGTTTTGTCTCAAAAGCTTAGCTTGCCGGCCGGGAAGGAAAGCTTTAAAAAGAGGAAGGCTGATGAGGTGCAGAGCAATAAG GCTGCAACTGCAGAAAGTGATAGCACTGAGAAGAGAATGAAAAGTTGTGCTGAGGAAGGGGACTCCAAGATCACAGAGCAAATCAGCACcaagaacaacaacaaagaaTCTTCTGCTGATACTTCAAAGGACAATTCAAAAGCTTCTGAGGTTCAAAAGCCTGATTACATCCATGTCCGCGCGCGGCGAGGTCAGGCCACTGATAGCCACAGCTTGGCTGAGAGG GTTAGGAGGGAAAAAATCAGTGAACGAATGAAGTATCTGCAAGATTTAGTGCCAGGGTGCAACAAGATAACTGGCAAGGCCGGCATGCTTGAAGAAATCATCAATTATGTTCAGTCTCTCCAACGACAAGTAGAG TTCCTGTCTATGAAACTAGCTGCTGTGAATCCGAGGCTTGACTTCAACATCGATGACTTGTTTGCAAAAGAG CAGATGTTTCCTACATGCGGGGCCAATTTTCAGACGATTGGTATGTCATCAGAAATGACCAATTCTGCGTATCTTCAGTTGAATCCAATGCAACGATTGGCATCTTGTGGGTTGGATATGGGGTTAAATTCCACTGATTTGGCGCTTCGAAGAACCATAAGCGCTCCTGGTTCGATCCCCCCCGAACCATTTCTTGACACATCCTGTTTCACT CAAGCCCAACCTACGGCAATTTGGGATGCTGATTTGCAGAACATTTTCAATGTGGAATTTCAACAAGGAAGATCATCCTTTCAATCGCAACCATTTACAG GTTCCATTGAAGGTAGTAATTTAAAGATGGAGATGTGA
- the LOC137726189 gene encoding transcription factor bHLH63-like isoform X2: MNRALPEMLNCMNAPGTIIAGNCTDMTVMERQRDRMKWQKCDHHDQQQQQIQYNFGGSELGGVFSLPIHAQGFHGFLGGNPAVKPDPSSENRWAELGFGSCGLVLNNNGTAGLEEMGNVLNNNISKTFSCSPAVAAEKRSSDTVLSQKLSLPAGKESFKKRKADEVQSNKAATAESDSTEKRMKSCAEEGDSKITEQISTKNNNKESSADTSKDNSKASEVQKPDYIHVRARRGQATDSHSLAERVRREKISERMKYLQDLVPGCNKITGKAGMLEEIINYVQSLQRQVEFLSMKLAAVNPRLDFNIDDLFAKEMFPTCGANFQTIGMSSEMTNSAYLQLNPMQRLASCGLDMGLNSTDLALRRTISAPGSIPPEPFLDTSCFTQAQPTAIWDADLQNIFNVEFQQGRSSFQSQPFTGSIEGSNLKMEM, translated from the exons ATGAACAGAGCTTTACCGGAGATGTTGAACTGTATGAACGCGCCAGGGACCATCATCGCCGGAAACTGTACCGACATGACGGTGATGGAGAGGCAGAGGGACCGGATGAAGTGGCAGAAGTGCGACCATCATGATCAACAACAGCAGCAGATTCAGTATAATTTTGGCGGGAGCGAGCTTGGTGGGGTGTTCTCTCTTCCAATTCATGCTCAGGGGTTTCACGGTTTTCTGGGTGGTAACCCGGCAGTGAAACCCGACCCGAGTTCGGAAAACCGGTGGGCAGAATTGGGTTTCGGGTCTTGTGGTTTGGTCTTGAATAATAATGGAACTGCAGGGTTGGAAGAGATGGGTAATGTTCTCAATAACAACATTTCCAAGACTTTTAGTTGCTCGCCCGCTGTAGCCGCTGAGAAGAGGTCAAGCGACACCGTTTTGTCTCAAAAGCTTAGCTTGCCGGCCGGGAAGGAAAGCTTTAAAAAGAGGAAGGCTGATGAGGTGCAGAGCAATAAG GCTGCAACTGCAGAAAGTGATAGCACTGAGAAGAGAATGAAAAGTTGTGCTGAGGAAGGGGACTCCAAGATCACAGAGCAAATCAGCACcaagaacaacaacaaagaaTCTTCTGCTGATACTTCAAAGGACAATTCAAAAGCTTCTGAGGTTCAAAAGCCTGATTACATCCATGTCCGCGCGCGGCGAGGTCAGGCCACTGATAGCCACAGCTTGGCTGAGAGG GTTAGGAGGGAAAAAATCAGTGAACGAATGAAGTATCTGCAAGATTTAGTGCCAGGGTGCAACAAGATAACTGGCAAGGCCGGCATGCTTGAAGAAATCATCAATTATGTTCAGTCTCTCCAACGACAAGTAGAG TTCCTGTCTATGAAACTAGCTGCTGTGAATCCGAGGCTTGACTTCAACATCGATGACTTGTTTGCAAAAGAG ATGTTTCCTACATGCGGGGCCAATTTTCAGACGATTGGTATGTCATCAGAAATGACCAATTCTGCGTATCTTCAGTTGAATCCAATGCAACGATTGGCATCTTGTGGGTTGGATATGGGGTTAAATTCCACTGATTTGGCGCTTCGAAGAACCATAAGCGCTCCTGGTTCGATCCCCCCCGAACCATTTCTTGACACATCCTGTTTCACT CAAGCCCAACCTACGGCAATTTGGGATGCTGATTTGCAGAACATTTTCAATGTGGAATTTCAACAAGGAAGATCATCCTTTCAATCGCAACCATTTACAG GTTCCATTGAAGGTAGTAATTTAAAGATGGAGATGTGA